A portion of the Corynebacterium rouxii genome contains these proteins:
- a CDS encoding acyltransferase family protein — protein sequence MPQPKTQQSSRPSTTKYRYDLDGLRGIAIAFVVIFHVFVGRVSGGVDVFLLLSGYFFLGSQLRYAAKPNASLNPWWPLWRMIRRLLPALMVVLMSTVLIIESAIPELRTTNVADQVLASVGYYQNWELSAQGSAYGAASSVVSPLQHLWSMSVQGQFYLAAIAFALFVSVVLKLRRRRGHEAERVRHLAGIPLIAVTVASFSYAVYLHPVDQPLNYYSTWSRVWELTLGAVLVLYSDKIRVSRAMGVVYTYLGLAMVLTTGLLFDGAQVFPGPGALYPLGGAALVILGQGHGAGWMKSRFMLWLGSIAYPLYLWHWPLLIMSTIYLGLDRPGTGLGLSVIAVSVVLAHLTHKFIEEPFKQHAKRPERQARRVRSAAATLRKATGATRALAGVVVLALCGTALWIPSVWQKEVQALSKTQLDPVLYPGAMALVGGRVPQVKFAPDPYVLANSLSPAWTDGCMSELDDDPTKIANDNFGEEYCVYGDKNAKKVAYVIGGSHAEQWMAALDQIGRDHGLKIIPIVRQGCPAFATEEDGVFSDDCATFNKVMLEKVRKDKPDLVISNSTRPLLEKLRGLDEVPESYRTLWAVLEKEKIPFIGLRDNPWFLDKDGQAWPLSQCIASGGSITECGKPREEIYSPVDPAARFLKSKTMISIDTADWFCPNGFCPGVIGNVYVYRDGNHISDAYALSLVPLLWEKMEPVVSQL from the coding sequence GTGCCGCAACCTAAAACTCAACAATCTTCTAGGCCTTCGACTACTAAATACCGCTATGACCTTGATGGTCTACGCGGTATTGCTATTGCATTCGTGGTCATCTTCCACGTGTTTGTGGGCCGTGTGTCGGGTGGCGTGGATGTTTTCCTCTTGCTGTCGGGCTATTTTTTCCTTGGTTCGCAGCTGCGTTATGCCGCTAAACCGAATGCCAGCTTGAACCCGTGGTGGCCGTTGTGGCGAATGATTCGTCGACTCCTTCCAGCACTCATGGTGGTGCTGATGTCTACGGTGCTGATTATTGAGTCAGCGATCCCCGAGCTTCGCACCACAAATGTTGCGGATCAGGTGCTGGCTAGCGTGGGGTATTACCAAAACTGGGAGTTAAGTGCGCAGGGCTCTGCCTATGGTGCAGCCTCCAGCGTGGTAAGTCCGTTACAGCATCTGTGGTCGATGTCTGTACAGGGACAGTTTTATCTGGCGGCGATTGCGTTCGCCCTGTTCGTATCTGTGGTGTTGAAGCTGCGGCGTCGACGCGGCCATGAAGCTGAGCGGGTGCGTCATTTAGCCGGTATTCCGCTGATTGCGGTGACGGTGGCGTCGTTTAGCTACGCGGTGTATCTGCATCCAGTGGATCAGCCACTGAATTACTATTCCACGTGGTCGCGTGTGTGGGAGCTTACTCTTGGTGCTGTGTTGGTGCTCTACTCCGACAAAATTCGCGTGAGTCGAGCGATGGGAGTGGTGTACACATACCTAGGCTTGGCCATGGTTTTGACCACTGGTCTGCTTTTCGACGGCGCCCAAGTATTCCCAGGTCCTGGCGCTTTGTATCCACTGGGCGGCGCCGCTTTGGTCATCCTTGGGCAAGGCCACGGCGCTGGCTGGATGAAGAGCCGTTTCATGCTGTGGCTTGGTTCGATCGCGTACCCGTTGTACCTGTGGCACTGGCCGTTGTTGATTATGTCCACGATTTATCTTGGGCTTGATCGTCCAGGTACTGGACTTGGTCTTTCGGTGATTGCGGTTTCGGTCGTTTTGGCGCACCTGACACACAAGTTCATCGAGGAACCTTTCAAACAGCATGCCAAACGCCCCGAGCGCCAAGCGCGTCGAGTGCGTAGTGCGGCAGCGACGTTGCGTAAGGCGACGGGGGCTACGCGAGCGCTCGCCGGCGTAGTGGTTCTTGCGCTGTGTGGGACAGCATTGTGGATTCCTTCCGTATGGCAAAAGGAAGTACAAGCGCTGTCGAAGACTCAGCTGGATCCGGTGCTGTATCCGGGTGCGATGGCATTGGTTGGTGGGCGTGTGCCGCAGGTGAAGTTTGCGCCGGATCCTTATGTTTTGGCCAATAGTTTGTCGCCAGCGTGGACGGACGGCTGCATGTCGGAGCTTGACGACGACCCCACGAAGATCGCGAACGACAACTTCGGCGAGGAATATTGTGTTTATGGCGACAAGAATGCCAAGAAGGTTGCCTATGTGATCGGTGGTTCCCATGCGGAGCAGTGGATGGCTGCATTGGATCAGATCGGTCGTGATCATGGTCTGAAAATTATTCCGATTGTGCGTCAGGGGTGTCCTGCGTTTGCCACGGAAGAAGACGGCGTATTCAGCGATGACTGTGCGACTTTTAACAAGGTCATGCTGGAGAAGGTCCGTAAGGATAAGCCTGATCTGGTGATTTCTAATTCCACGCGTCCGTTGCTGGAGAAGCTGCGCGGTTTGGACGAGGTTCCAGAAAGCTATCGCACACTGTGGGCGGTTCTAGAAAAAGAAAAGATTCCGTTTATTGGTCTGCGGGATAATCCGTGGTTCTTGGACAAAGATGGCCAAGCGTGGCCACTATCGCAGTGTATTGCGAGCGGTGGCAGCATAACGGAATGCGGTAAACCGCGGGAGGAAATCTACTCTCCTGTGGATCCCGCGGCACGTTTCTTGAAGTCCAAGACAATGATCTCTATTGACACCGCCGACTGGTTCTGCCCGAATGGTTTTTGCCCCGGTGTGATCGGCAATGTCTATGTTTATCGCGATGGCAACCACATTTCCGATGCCTACGCGTTGAGTCTTGTCCCACTGTTGTGGGAGAAGATGGAACCGGTAGTCTCTCAGCTTTAG
- a CDS encoding DUF3151 domain-containing protein — MTAFNDMLAPPPVQLPQDPALDSMDLEAVTATTALEHPESPSVWAQLAHKALATAHSDEQRAIAYAYARTAYHRSLDRLRANGWKGWGPVPFAHAPNQGVLRAIAALALASQKIGDTTEYERCRQMLLDADQSCVDTLLPPA, encoded by the coding sequence ATGACAGCTTTTAACGATATGCTCGCTCCCCCACCCGTTCAGCTTCCGCAAGACCCAGCTCTTGACAGCATGGATCTCGAAGCAGTCACTGCTACGACCGCCCTTGAGCACCCCGAAAGCCCGTCCGTGTGGGCACAACTTGCGCACAAAGCCCTTGCAACAGCGCACAGTGATGAGCAACGTGCCATTGCCTACGCCTATGCACGAACCGCATACCACCGCAGCCTTGATCGCCTCCGTGCCAACGGTTGGAAAGGTTGGGGCCCAGTGCCATTTGCACACGCGCCAAACCAAGGCGTGCTGCGCGCTATTGCCGCGCTTGCCTTAGCCTCACAAAAAATTGGCGACACCACCGAATACGAGCGATGCCGCCAGATGCTTCTCGACGCCGACCAAAGCTGCGTCGATACGCTGCTTCCACCAGCCTAA
- a CDS encoding Maf family protein, which produces MNIVLASSSPSRLSILRSAGVEPLVRPADVDEDALLDSLVGRSPADKVAALAQAKAEAIAGAYPDDVVIGGDSMLLLDGALQGKPHTIDKTIERWKQQRGKTAELITGHCVITPRGRHVETSTTTVTFAHADDADIEAYARTGEPLQCAGAFTLEAIGGWFIDSITGDPSSVIGLSLPVVRRALYAAGYNVSEFWNNN; this is translated from the coding sequence ATGAATATTGTGCTCGCCTCGTCCTCTCCATCTCGGTTATCAATTCTGCGCAGCGCTGGTGTCGAACCACTCGTGCGCCCCGCAGATGTTGATGAAGACGCTCTGTTGGATTCCCTTGTAGGCCGTAGCCCTGCTGATAAAGTTGCCGCCTTGGCGCAGGCCAAGGCCGAGGCTATTGCTGGCGCTTACCCCGATGATGTGGTCATTGGAGGTGATTCCATGCTGCTACTCGATGGGGCGCTTCAAGGAAAACCGCACACCATAGATAAGACTATTGAACGGTGGAAACAACAGCGTGGCAAAACCGCTGAACTCATTACCGGCCACTGCGTGATCACCCCGCGTGGTCGGCATGTAGAAACCTCCACAACGACTGTCACGTTTGCCCATGCCGACGATGCCGATATTGAAGCCTATGCGCGTACCGGCGAGCCCTTGCAGTGTGCGGGTGCTTTTACGCTAGAGGCCATCGGTGGTTGGTTTATCGACTCCATTACCGGCGATCCATCCAGCGTCATCGGGTTGTCGCTGCCGGTGGTACGTCGTGCGTTATATGCGGCAGGTTACAACGTCAGCGAATTCTGGAACAATAACTGA
- a CDS encoding ribokinase has product MSSSMTVVGSINADVSIQVARHPSPGETVLGHDSSISPGGKGANQAVAAALQGASVSFVGAVGNDTYADHALKILRSSGVNLDAVEAIDDNTGVAYIQVSDDGENSIIVIPGANAHVTADYVEHHRKPIEDADIVLLQGEIPADGFSAAVQAARGTVVVNLAPVIDVDHDCLLCADPLMANEHEAALILEQLGAPVTSEDPRVLIEALRSQGFASVVLTLGGHGALVADASGVTPIATPYVTAVDTTGAGDAFAGAFVARRLQGDSLIDAATFAARVGAFSVQGRGAQTSYPSESDTLPAV; this is encoded by the coding sequence ATGTCCTCATCTATGACTGTTGTTGGTTCGATCAACGCTGACGTCAGCATCCAAGTAGCACGACATCCCAGCCCAGGTGAAACCGTCCTAGGCCACGACTCCAGCATCAGCCCAGGCGGCAAAGGCGCAAACCAAGCCGTTGCCGCTGCGCTCCAAGGCGCATCAGTTTCTTTCGTAGGGGCAGTAGGAAACGACACCTACGCCGACCACGCCCTGAAAATCCTGCGATCTTCCGGCGTGAACTTAGACGCAGTCGAAGCAATCGACGACAACACCGGCGTTGCTTACATTCAGGTCTCCGACGATGGCGAAAACAGTATCATCGTCATTCCCGGCGCGAACGCGCATGTCACTGCTGATTACGTGGAGCACCATCGTAAACCCATTGAAGACGCCGACATCGTGCTCTTGCAGGGTGAGATTCCCGCGGATGGTTTTAGCGCCGCAGTGCAGGCAGCTCGCGGCACTGTGGTAGTCAATCTTGCGCCTGTGATTGATGTTGATCATGACTGTCTCCTGTGTGCGGATCCGTTGATGGCTAATGAGCATGAGGCCGCATTGATTCTTGAGCAGCTCGGCGCTCCTGTAACCAGTGAAGATCCCCGCGTTCTGATCGAGGCACTACGTTCGCAAGGGTTTGCCTCCGTGGTGTTGACCCTTGGCGGACATGGCGCGCTGGTCGCCGATGCTTCTGGTGTTACACCGATTGCCACGCCATATGTCACAGCAGTAGACACCACGGGTGCTGGTGACGCATTCGCAGGGGCTTTCGTGGCACGTCGTTTGCAAGGAGACTCGCTTATCGACGCCGCCACGTTCGCAGCCCGTGTCGGAGCTTTCTCCGTTCAAGGTCGTGGGGCGCAAACCTCTTATCCTTCTGAGTCCGATACGCTGCCCGCGGTGTAG
- a CDS encoding LacI family DNA-binding transcriptional regulator, with protein sequence MSGISQPTVENEEKTPTWRRRRQSITLKDIAADTGLSISTVSRALARNPVIPESTRSIVEEAASRLNYRPNAQAKALRSQKSNTIGIVLPNIRNPYFNQLAYAIQEAASLKGYCCMMANSAESPELINSALDILNSQQVDGIVVVPHIQSAHRITAIAEQGTPIVTADRTVTHSAVPSVTSDPLPAMKEALRTLSQNPGASIGYLAGPQDTSTGRERLEAITSIKSELGIPSPDVYFGSYSSEAGFAGTHELLDRGVNSILTGDMMMTVGAIQAIYARGLRIGKDVALIGYDYTPAFLLQKQPITTIDQQVNDMGQRAFDMLYSHMNNGERATSCVIPTTLALRASHSLAV encoded by the coding sequence ATGAGTGGTATCTCTCAACCAACAGTTGAGAACGAGGAGAAAACACCTACATGGCGCAGACGGCGACAGAGCATCACGTTGAAAGACATTGCCGCGGACACCGGCCTGTCGATCAGCACAGTGTCACGCGCACTAGCCCGTAATCCAGTAATCCCCGAATCCACCCGCAGCATCGTCGAGGAAGCAGCCAGCAGGCTCAACTATCGCCCGAATGCTCAAGCAAAGGCACTTCGTAGCCAAAAGTCCAACACCATCGGCATTGTTTTGCCGAATATCCGTAATCCTTACTTCAACCAGTTAGCTTATGCGATTCAAGAAGCCGCAAGCCTTAAAGGCTATTGCTGCATGATGGCTAATTCGGCTGAGTCCCCAGAGCTAATCAATAGTGCACTGGACATCCTCAATAGCCAGCAAGTTGACGGCATCGTGGTAGTCCCCCACATTCAGTCTGCTCATCGCATCACTGCTATCGCTGAACAAGGTACCCCTATTGTCACCGCTGACCGAACCGTTACACACAGCGCGGTTCCATCTGTCACCTCCGATCCGCTACCAGCAATGAAAGAGGCATTGCGAACGCTGAGTCAGAACCCGGGGGCGTCGATAGGCTACCTTGCCGGACCACAGGATACGTCGACAGGCAGGGAACGCCTCGAAGCGATCACGTCGATCAAGAGCGAATTGGGGATTCCTTCCCCCGACGTTTATTTTGGCAGTTATTCTAGCGAGGCCGGTTTTGCTGGCACACATGAGCTCCTCGATCGCGGGGTTAATAGCATTTTGACCGGCGATATGATGATGACGGTCGGCGCGATTCAGGCGATCTACGCCCGTGGACTTCGCATCGGTAAGGATGTGGCGTTGATTGGCTACGACTACACCCCAGCGTTCCTCCTTCAAAAACAACCCATCACCACCATCGATCAACAAGTCAATGACATGGGACAACGCGCATTCGACATGCTTTATTCGCATATGAATAACGGCGAACGAGCAACGTCATGCGTCATTCCGACTACACTTGCGCTGCGGGCGTCCCATTCGTTGGCGGTGTAG
- a CDS encoding acyl-CoA carboxylase subunit epsilon has translation MSDSVSDAQAQSTPEGAQQKPLLRVVKGNPDPTQVATLTALFASMADNAAQQTKQERERNLWGNVEERLQRPTTYNPTAFRNVSFF, from the coding sequence ATGTCTGACTCCGTATCTGACGCACAAGCACAGTCCACGCCAGAGGGCGCACAGCAAAAACCTCTCCTGCGCGTTGTTAAAGGCAATCCTGACCCAACGCAAGTAGCTACGTTGACGGCTCTTTTTGCATCTATGGCAGACAATGCCGCACAGCAAACCAAGCAAGAGCGCGAGCGCAACCTGTGGGGAAATGTGGAGGAGCGCCTTCAGCGCCCCACTACCTACAATCCCACTGCGTTTAGGAACGTGAGTTTCTTCTAA
- a CDS encoding acyl-CoA carboxylase subunit beta yields MTAATINNAGAQTPDLTTTAGKLADLRARIAETQAPMGPASIEKVHAKGKKTARERIEYLLDEGSFVEVDALARHRSKNFGLDAKRPVTDGVVTGYGTIDGRKVCVFSQDGAVFGGALGEVYGEKIVKIMDLAIKTGVPLIGINEGAGARIQEGVVSLGLYSKIFYRNTLASGVIPQISLIMGACAGGHVYSPALTDFIIMVDKTSKMFITGPDVIKTVTGEEVTQEELGGAHTHMATSGTSHYTASDDADALDWVRDLVGFLPSNNRAEAPREPAEIMVGSIKENITDSDLELDTIIPDSPNQPYDMKDVITRVLDDGDFFEIQENYAGNIIVGFGRVEGRSVGIVANQPTEFAGCLDIKAAEKAARFIRTCDAFNVPIIEFVDVPGFLPGTSQEYDGIIRRGAKLLYAYSEATVGKITVITRKSYGGAYCVMGSKDMGADLVLAWPTAQIAVMGAAGAVGFIYRKEIKAAAAEGKDMLAVAKEYEREYEETLVNPYMAAERGYVDAVIPPSETRGQIIEGLRLLDRKVVNVPAKKHGNIPL; encoded by the coding sequence ATGACTGCCGCAACGATTAACAACGCAGGGGCCCAAACCCCCGACCTGACAACGACCGCAGGCAAGCTTGCGGATCTTCGTGCACGTATCGCAGAAACCCAAGCTCCTATGGGTCCTGCATCCATCGAAAAAGTTCACGCAAAGGGTAAAAAGACCGCCCGTGAGCGCATTGAGTACCTTCTTGATGAAGGCTCCTTTGTAGAGGTTGACGCTCTCGCCCGTCATCGCTCTAAGAACTTTGGCCTTGACGCCAAGCGCCCCGTTACCGATGGCGTGGTCACTGGCTACGGAACTATCGACGGTCGCAAGGTCTGCGTTTTCTCCCAAGATGGCGCTGTTTTCGGTGGCGCGCTTGGCGAGGTCTACGGCGAGAAAATCGTTAAGATCATGGATCTTGCCATTAAGACCGGCGTTCCACTGATCGGTATTAATGAGGGTGCAGGCGCGCGTATTCAAGAAGGTGTTGTATCCCTTGGCCTTTACTCCAAGATCTTCTACCGCAACACCCTCGCTTCCGGCGTTATCCCACAGATCTCACTCATCATGGGCGCTTGTGCAGGCGGCCACGTATACTCCCCTGCTCTCACCGACTTCATCATCATGGTGGACAAGACCTCCAAGATGTTCATCACCGGACCAGACGTGATCAAAACGGTCACCGGTGAGGAAGTCACACAAGAGGAGCTCGGTGGCGCACACACCCACATGGCAACCTCTGGTACCTCTCACTACACCGCATCCGACGATGCTGACGCCCTCGACTGGGTACGTGACCTTGTAGGCTTCCTGCCTTCTAACAACCGCGCAGAAGCTCCTCGAGAGCCTGCCGAGATCATGGTGGGCTCCATTAAGGAGAACATCACCGATTCCGATCTCGAGCTGGACACCATCATCCCTGATTCACCTAACCAGCCATACGACATGAAGGACGTGATTACTCGCGTTCTTGATGATGGCGATTTCTTCGAGATCCAGGAAAATTACGCAGGCAATATCATTGTCGGCTTCGGCCGCGTCGAAGGCCGCAGCGTTGGTATTGTTGCTAACCAGCCAACCGAGTTCGCCGGCTGCCTCGACATCAAGGCCGCTGAGAAGGCTGCTCGCTTTATCCGAACCTGCGATGCGTTCAATGTTCCGATCATCGAATTCGTTGACGTACCTGGCTTCCTACCAGGCACCAGCCAAGAATACGACGGAATCATTCGCCGTGGCGCCAAGCTCCTTTACGCATACTCCGAGGCAACCGTCGGCAAGATCACTGTGATTACCCGCAAGTCCTACGGTGGCGCTTACTGCGTGATGGGCTCAAAGGACATGGGTGCCGACCTCGTATTGGCATGGCCAACCGCACAGATCGCTGTCATGGGTGCCGCTGGTGCCGTGGGATTCATCTACCGCAAGGAAATCAAGGCCGCTGCCGCCGAGGGCAAGGACATGCTCGCTGTGGCTAAGGAATACGAGCGCGAGTACGAAGAAACTTTGGTCAACCCTTACATGGCAGCTGAGCGTGGCTATGTCGACGCCGTTATTCCACCAAGTGAAACCCGTGGTCAGATCATTGAAGGCCTACGCCTCTTGGACCGCAAGGTTGTTAACGTTCCTGCAAAGAAGCACGGCAACATTCCGCTGTAA
- a CDS encoding acyl-CoA carboxylase subunit beta, which yields MTISSSFIDVDALHRPSTTAGKIADFKARRAEANTPMGETALNKVHRQGRMTARERLDYLLDEGSFIETDQLARHRTHDFGLYGKRPVTDGIVTGWGTIDGREVCIFSQDGTVFGGALGEVYGEKMIKIMELAVTTGRPLIGLYEGAGARIQDGAVSLDMIARTFYHNINASGVVPQISVIMGACAGGNAYSPALTDFVVMVDQTSKMFVTGPDVIKTVTGEMITQEELGGASTHMVAAGNSHYTASSDKDALEFVQELVSFLPSNNRSMPPREDYDHEDGSIDDNLTPDDLRLDHIIPDSPASPYDVRDIIESLTDDGDYLEIQADRAENVVIAFGRIEGESTGFVANQPTQLAGCLDIDASEKAARFIRTCDAFNIPIVMLVDVPGFLPGAGQEHNGILRRGAKLLYAYGEATVPKITVTMRKAYGGAYCVMGSKGLGADVNLAWPTAQIAVMGAAGAVGFLHRKELAKAVENDEDVFALTQAFEKEYENHMLNPYMAAERGLIDAVILPSETRGHISRNLRLLRNKHVQRPARKHGNIPL from the coding sequence ATGACCATTTCCTCATCTTTTATCGACGTGGACGCTTTACACCGCCCAAGCACCACCGCAGGCAAGATCGCCGACTTCAAGGCACGGCGCGCTGAAGCCAACACACCGATGGGCGAAACGGCACTCAACAAAGTGCACAGACAAGGCCGAATGACAGCACGCGAACGCCTCGACTACCTCCTCGACGAAGGCTCCTTCATCGAAACCGACCAGCTCGCCCGGCACCGCACCCACGACTTCGGCCTCTACGGCAAGCGCCCCGTCACCGACGGCATCGTCACCGGCTGGGGCACCATCGACGGCCGCGAAGTATGCATCTTTTCCCAAGACGGCACCGTATTCGGCGGCGCCCTCGGTGAGGTCTACGGCGAAAAAATGATCAAAATCATGGAACTCGCCGTCACCACCGGCCGCCCCCTCATCGGCCTCTACGAAGGCGCCGGCGCCCGCATCCAAGACGGTGCGGTCTCTCTCGACATGATCGCCCGCACCTTCTACCACAACATCAACGCCTCCGGAGTTGTCCCACAGATCTCTGTCATCATGGGTGCTTGCGCGGGAGGAAACGCCTATTCCCCAGCGCTTACCGACTTCGTAGTCATGGTGGATCAAACCTCCAAAATGTTTGTCACTGGTCCAGACGTGATCAAAACCGTCACCGGCGAAATGATTACCCAAGAAGAACTTGGCGGTGCCTCCACACACATGGTTGCCGCCGGCAATAGCCACTACACCGCATCCAGCGACAAAGACGCACTCGAATTCGTTCAAGAACTCGTAAGCTTCCTACCCTCCAATAACCGCAGTATGCCACCACGCGAGGACTACGACCACGAAGACGGCAGCATCGACGACAACCTCACCCCCGATGATCTACGCCTCGACCACATCATCCCCGACTCCCCCGCGAGCCCCTACGACGTACGCGACATCATCGAATCCCTCACCGACGACGGCGACTACCTAGAGATTCAAGCCGACCGCGCCGAAAACGTCGTCATTGCATTCGGTCGCATTGAGGGCGAATCCACCGGTTTTGTGGCTAACCAGCCCACACAGCTGGCAGGCTGCCTCGACATCGACGCCTCCGAAAAAGCAGCGCGCTTTATCCGCACCTGCGACGCATTTAACATCCCCATTGTCATGCTTGTCGACGTCCCAGGCTTCCTGCCAGGCGCCGGACAAGAACACAACGGTATCCTGCGCCGCGGCGCCAAACTCCTCTATGCCTATGGCGAAGCAACAGTGCCAAAAATTACCGTTACCATGCGCAAAGCCTACGGCGGTGCCTACTGCGTCATGGGTTCCAAGGGACTCGGTGCCGATGTCAACCTCGCGTGGCCAACCGCCCAAATCGCCGTCATGGGCGCCGCCGGTGCCGTAGGATTCCTCCACCGCAAAGAACTGGCCAAGGCAGTAGAAAACGACGAAGACGTTTTCGCACTCACCCAAGCGTTTGAGAAAGAATACGAAAACCACATGCTCAACCCCTACATGGCCGCAGAACGCGGGCTTATCGACGCAGTCATCCTCCCCAGCGAAACCCGCGGACATATCTCCCGCAACCTTCGACTACTGCGTAACAAGCACGTGCAACGCCCCGCCCGCAAGCACGGCAACATCCCACTGTAA
- a CDS encoding biotin--[acetyl-CoA-carboxylase] ligase translates to MSSDSRAPLDIAWLREQLVENGPYNRLEHTMATGSTNTDLVAAAHAGAPEWTAFLTEHQSQGRGRMGRKYESPAGAQLTLSVLIRPRKESVSRLGTMPLATGLALVDVLGSDPRIGLKWPNDLLCDGRKLCGILAEAVSLGDHPAVVIGLGLNTALTKEELPVNHATSLDLEGITYERNQLAVDVLNALYKRLNQWIAGDPSLMGAYRRVCTSIGADVRVVLSEDKELLGVAESVTDEGLICVRDASGELHEFMVGDVTHLRLQDK, encoded by the coding sequence GTGTCTTCTGATTCCCGCGCCCCCTTGGACATTGCTTGGCTTCGCGAACAGCTCGTTGAAAACGGACCCTACAACCGTCTCGAGCACACGATGGCAACGGGATCGACAAACACGGATCTCGTGGCGGCGGCACATGCTGGGGCACCGGAATGGACAGCATTTCTTACCGAACACCAGTCACAAGGCCGCGGGCGTATGGGGCGCAAATATGAATCACCTGCGGGCGCACAGCTCACCCTTTCCGTTCTTATCCGACCCCGCAAAGAATCGGTTTCGCGGCTAGGAACCATGCCACTTGCCACAGGACTCGCGCTTGTTGACGTCCTCGGCTCTGATCCTCGTATCGGCCTCAAATGGCCCAACGACCTGCTATGCGACGGCCGCAAGCTCTGCGGCATTTTGGCAGAAGCTGTAAGCCTTGGTGATCACCCTGCCGTCGTGATCGGTTTAGGGCTTAATACCGCGCTGACCAAAGAAGAACTCCCTGTCAACCACGCCACCAGCCTTGATCTTGAGGGCATTACCTATGAACGCAACCAGCTGGCCGTGGATGTGCTCAACGCCTTGTATAAGCGCCTGAACCAATGGATTGCGGGCGATCCCTCGCTGATGGGGGCCTATCGACGCGTGTGTACGTCGATAGGCGCGGATGTGCGCGTCGTGTTGTCGGAAGATAAGGAACTGCTTGGAGTGGCTGAGTCTGTCACCGATGAAGGCCTCATCTGCGTGCGCGATGCTAGCGGTGAACTACATGAATTTATGGTCGGTGACGTGACCCATCTACGACTTCAGGACAAATAA
- a CDS encoding 5-(carboxyamino)imidazole ribonucleotide synthase, giving the protein MLPVTHSNGNPAAHATDMPILCVIGDGQLARMMHTAAIELGQSVRILAGTPNVSAAQVAADVVLGDYTNLDDLRRVTEGTHAVTFDHEHVPNQHLEALIAEGINVQPRPAALVNAQDKLLMRQRLAELGAPVPAFVAIDSVEDATAFWNTVDGAVCLKARRGGYDGKGVWFPGTLEELIELVSELLAAGTPLMGEHKVTLVRELSAMVARTPSGEVKGWPVVESIQKDGICWFAIAPAPDLSPELKEQAENVAITLATELGVTGNLAVELFETPDGIFVNELAMRPHNTGHWTQNGCVTDQFEQHIRAVLDLPLGSTAPLQNYTVMANVLGAAEDPETPMPQRMIDVWKRYPEAKIHMYGKDHRPGRKIGHVNMAGADVEDLKAAAENAAHYLVHAEWKEQ; this is encoded by the coding sequence TTGTTACCCGTGACTCACAGCAACGGTAATCCAGCAGCCCACGCGACAGACATGCCAATTCTGTGCGTGATCGGCGACGGTCAATTGGCACGAATGATGCACACCGCAGCTATCGAGTTAGGGCAATCGGTGCGTATTCTCGCAGGAACTCCTAATGTCTCCGCAGCGCAGGTAGCAGCCGACGTTGTGCTGGGGGACTACACCAACCTCGACGATCTGCGCCGCGTCACCGAAGGTACACACGCAGTCACCTTCGATCACGAACACGTGCCCAACCAGCACCTAGAAGCACTGATCGCAGAAGGAATCAACGTCCAACCGCGGCCAGCTGCATTGGTCAATGCACAAGACAAACTTTTGATGCGTCAGCGGCTTGCAGAACTCGGTGCACCGGTTCCCGCATTCGTAGCCATCGACAGCGTCGAAGACGCCACCGCATTCTGGAACACCGTTGACGGTGCCGTCTGTTTGAAAGCCCGCCGCGGCGGCTACGACGGCAAAGGCGTATGGTTCCCCGGTACCCTCGAGGAACTGATCGAGCTTGTCTCCGAACTACTAGCAGCCGGAACCCCGCTAATGGGCGAGCACAAAGTGACCCTTGTTCGTGAGCTTTCCGCCATGGTCGCTCGTACCCCCTCCGGTGAAGTCAAAGGCTGGCCAGTCGTAGAATCCATCCAAAAAGATGGCATCTGCTGGTTCGCTATCGCACCTGCTCCTGATCTTTCTCCAGAGCTGAAAGAACAAGCAGAAAACGTTGCCATCACCCTTGCCACTGAACTCGGCGTGACCGGCAACCTCGCCGTTGAACTGTTTGAAACCCCCGACGGCATCTTTGTCAACGAGCTAGCCATGCGCCCCCACAACACAGGGCACTGGACTCAAAATGGCTGCGTGACCGACCAATTCGAACAGCACATCCGTGCTGTGCTCGACCTACCGCTAGGATCGACCGCACCGCTGCAAAACTACACCGTTATGGCAAACGTTCTCGGTGCTGCCGAAGACCCCGAAACCCCCATGCCACAGCGCATGATTGACGTGTGGAAGCGCTACCCAGAAGCGAAAATCCACATGTACGGTAAAGACCACCGCCCAGGTCGCAAAATCGGTCACGTCAACATGGCCGGCGCAGATGTAGAAGACCTCAAAGCTGCTGCTGAAAACGCCGCCCACTACCTCGTTCACGCCGAATGGAAGGAACAATAA